The genomic stretch CGCCGTAGTCCGAAAATCCGTTGAGCACCGAGTCGATGGCGCTGGGATAGATGTTCTCCCCGCGGATGGTGAACATGTCGTCGATGCGGCCGTAGATTCCCTGGGGAAGGCGCGGATAGGTGCGCCCGCATGGGTTGGGCTCCTCCACCCAGTGGGTGAGGTCGCCCGAGACCAGACGGATCATCGGCTGGGAGGTTCGCTCCAGATGGGTGTATACGGGCGTGCCCCGGCTGCCGTAGGGTACGCGGCAATGGGTCTGGGGATCGCAGATCTCGGTGTAGACCATGTCTTGCCACAGCAGCATGCCCTCGGTCTCGTAGCTCCCGGCCAGGTTCATCCACGGCGTCATCTCGGCCATGGAGCCGCAATCGATCGCCCGGGCGCCGTAGGCCTCCTCGATGCGCTGGCGGATGCTCGGGACCGAGGCCCCGGGCTCGCCCGAGAAGAACATCTGCCTGAGCCCGAAGTCCCTGGGGTTCAGCCCTTCCCCGGCGGCCACCTCGGCCAGATGAAGCGCATAGGAGGGCGTACTGTAGAAGGCGGCGGGCTTGACCAGGTTCATCCACATGGCCGCCCGCGCCGTCATGCCCGGTGCGCCTGCGCCGAAGGGGAAGCACTTGGCGCGCAGGCGCTCGGCGCCCAGGAGCGTCCCCCAGGAGCCCATGTAGAGGCTGAAAACGGCGGCGACGAATACGATGTCCCCAGGCCGGATGCCCATGCCCCACATCACCCGGGCCTGGTTGTTGGCGATGGCTTGCCAGTCGTCTCGGCCGATGGCGAAAATGGTCGGCCGTCCGGTGGTGCCGGAGGTTCCGTGGATGTGATGGACCTCCGTCGGGGGGATGCACAGATAATCCCCGAAGGGTTCCGCCCGGGCCTGGGACTCGCGCAACTCCGCCTTGGTGACCACGGGCACCCGCTCGAAGTCCTCCAGTGAATGGATGTGGTCGGGATGAATTCCGGCTTCGTCCCACTTTCGCCGGTAGAACGGCCCGTGCGCGTAGGCGTAGCGCATCACCTCGCGCAGCCGCCCGAGGATGGCATTTTCGCGGTCGCCGGCGGGCATGGTCTCGCGCGCCGGAAACCAGTGCCGGCTCGAGGCGGCCGGCATATAGTCGGGGTCGTACCTGGGCGGGAAAGACCAGTACTCCACGGCGACGCCTTCTCCTGGCGACAAGGGTCTCCGCCTAACGGCGGCTCCGCGCCGCCACCAGCCGCCTCACTGTGTCGACGATCACGTCCGGTGTGGTGTCCTGCAGAAGGACCTCGCTTACCCCCCGGTTCTTCAGGTCAGCGGCGTCCTCGTCCGACATCACGCCGCCGGCAAGCACGATGATATCCTCGGCGTCGTTCATCTTCAAGAGGTCGATGATGCGGGGAAGGATTGTCATGTGGGCGCCGGACAGCAGACTTACCCCGAGCACGTCCACATCCTCCTGGATGGCGGCGTCGGCCACTTCCTCCGGGGTGCGGTGGAGGCCGGTGTATATCACCTCCATGCCCGCGTCGCGCAAGCACCGTGCAACCACCTTGACACCGCGGTCGTGGCCGTCGAGTCCGACCTTTGCCACCAGCACACGGATGAGATCCCTCTCCTGGCTCATCTCTGCCTCACGCAATCGACAGCCCTGCGAGCGCCACCTGTCCCATGAATCCGGCTCTCGAGCGCCTTCGCCCTCTCTACGCAAACACCGAGGGATCAACCGATATTTTCCCAAATTTACCTGGGTTAAAACAGTCTAGCAAACTGAGCGCCAGATTCTCCCCGGAACCCTTTGATAAGCAGTTCCAGTTATTTTTACGGAGCCAAAATCTCAGATGGTCATCATTGATGTCATCGTTCCATTTGTTCTTGCGGGCTGTGCCATCTATCTCCTTGTCCCGAATTCTTTTTCCTGGCCGGCCCTACCTCCCTTCATACCCATAGAACCCCCGCCCGCTCTTCCGCCCCAGCCAGCCCGCCGCGGTCATGCGGCTAAGGAGGGGCGGGGGGCCGAAGCGGGGCTCGTAGAGCTCGCGCGCCATGGCCTCCGCGACGAAGGTCAGCACATCCACGCCCACGAGATCGCTGAGGGTGAGAGGGCCCATCGGGTGGCCCAGGCCCTCGCGCACCGCCTGATCGAGCGTCTCGCGCGGGGCCAAGCCCTCGTCGTAGAGCTGGGCCGCGTGGTTGAGGAAGGGCACGACGAGGCGGTTCACGAGGAAGCCGGGGCGGTCCTTCACGGGGATGGAGATCTTGCCGAGGCGCCGGCAGAAGGCCAGGCCGAAGGCGGCGATCTCGGGCTCGGTCTGCTGGGCCTCGATCACCTCGACCAGGCGCATGGCGTAGGGCGGGTTGAAGAAGTGGAGCCCGAGCACCCGCCCGGGCCGCCTCGTCTGGGCGGCCATGGCGGTGACGGGGAGGCAGGAGGTGTTGGTGGCGAGGATGGCCTCCTCTCCCGCGACGCCGCCGAGCCTCTTGAAGATATCAAGCTTGAGATCGAGATTCTCCACGGCCGCCTCGATGACGAGGTCGCACCCGGCGAGGCTCTCCAAGTCGGCGCTTCCCCGCAGGCGCCCGAGAGTGGCCTCCTTCTCCGCCTCCTGCATCTTCCCCCGCTGGACGGCGTCGGCGAGATTCTTCTGGACGCGCCCAAGGCCCGCTTCGAGCGCCTGGGCGTTCACCTCGACGGCACTGACTTCCAAGCCTGACGTGGCGCACACCTGGGCGATGCCGCTCCCCATGGCGCCCAAGCCGATGACCCCCACCCGGCGGATGCCCTCCGCCAGCGCGGTGCCCGCCGAGAGATCCCGCGCCCCCGCCGCCTCCGGCAGGGCCTCGGCGTCGCCTTGGTCCGAGGGCCGCTGATACGTGAAGAAGCCCCGGCCGGATTTCATGCCCAGGCGCCCCGAGGCGATCATGCGGTCCGCCAGGGGGGGAGGGGCGTAGCGCGGGTCGCCGAGCTGCTCGAAGAGGGAGAGCGCCGCCTCCCGGTGCCTGTCCAGCCCCTGGATGTCGAGGAGGCGCATGGGTCCCATCTTGTAGCCCAGGCCCAGCTGAACGCCTACGTCAATGTCCGAAGAAGTGGCGTAGCCGGACTCCACCAGCCGGATGCAGTCGTTGAGGAAAGGGACGAAGAGGCGGTTCAGGATGAAGCCGGGGGTGTCCTTGACCACGAGGGGGGCGAGCCCCGCCCCTTTCAGGAAGGCCACGGCGGCCTGGACCGTTCCCTCGCCCGTCAGGGGTCCCGGGGCCACCTCGACGAGCCCGCTGAAGGGGGCCGGATGGCGGAAGTGGAGGGCCACGACCCGCTCCGGGCAGCCCGAGGCCGCGCCGAGGGCGGCGGCGGAGAGGGTGCCGGTGCTGGTGGCCAGGACGGTCCCATCCTCCGTCAGGCCGGCGAGGCGGCGGAGCAGGGCGCCCTTCTCGGCCAGGCCCCCCGGGAGGGCCTCGATGGCCAGGGCGCAGCCGGGGGGGATAGGATCGCCCGCCCCGGCGAGGGTCACCCGCACGCCCCCCTGGGTGAGGGCGGCGGAGATGGCGGAACCCTCGCCGATGACGGCGGCGTGCGTCTCGCTCATCGCCGGATCTCCCGATTCAGGGGTGAATGGTCCATGTGGGAAAGGACCGCCGTAGGGTTTTGTAGGTTTTTCCGCCGGTGAGTGTCAAACCGGGAAGGCGGCTTGCGCCCAGCCGGACTTTCCGGCTATGGGGAATGCGCTATGGCGATGATCCGGGAAGACATCGAGAAGGCGATCGAGGCGGCCTCGCGGGCGCGGAAGCCGGTTTCCCTCCCGGGGGCGGACCTGCGGTGGTCGGACCTGAGCGGCCTGGACCTCTCCGGGGCGGATTTGAGCGGAGCCGTCTTGGCGGGCGCCTCGCTCCGGGAGGCGGATCTCTCGGGGGCGGATCTCTCCCAGGCGGATCTTCAGGGGGCCGACCTGGAGGAGGCGGTCCTGGACGACGCCTCCCTGGCCGAGGCCGACGTGGCCGGGGCGAATTTCCGGGGGGCGAGCCTGGTGGGGGCCGACCTGGAAGGGGTGAACCTGGACGAGGCCCTCCTCGACGGCGCCCGGTTCCTGTGAGCGGAAGCGGCGAAATCGGATTCGAATAATTTTCAATGAAATCCGGGATAAACGGAGCCCGGATCCTCACGGGCGATTTCTTCTCGCCTTGTTCAGCCTCCGAAAATGGCCTTTCCGGCTTGCAGGGCCCTAGAAATGGGGATATGAATGCGCCGCTCGCGCGTTTGTGCGGATATCGGGCGAGAGTCAGTTCCTTTCTGAGAGGGCAGGGAAAATGGGCAGGTCTGCGGTGTTCATCGACGGGGCATATATCGAGTTTCTGATTCGCGAGGAGTTCGCCGAGATGCGGGTGGATTTCGCCCGCCTCTCCCAGCGCCTGGCCGGCAACAAGGAGCTCCTGCGCACCTACTACTACCACTGCCTCCCCTACCAGGGATCCAACCCGACCGAGGAAGAGACGAAGCGCTACATGAACAAGCTGCGCTTCTTCCGCACCCTGGATCGCCTGCCGCGCTTCGAGGTGCGCCTGGGGGAGATCGTCTACCGGGGCGTGCGCGAGGACGGCCGGGAGAACTTCGTCCAGAAGCGCGTGGACATGATGCTCGGCGTGGACCTCGTGCGCCTGGCCACGAGCGGCCAGATCACCGACGCCATCCTCGTGGCGAGCGACAGCAACCTCGTGCCCGCCGTCTCGGCGGCCAAGGAGTGCGGGGTGCTGGTTTCGCTCTTCCACGGGCGCAAGGCCGGCGCCAACGAGGACCTCTGGACGCTGTGCGACGAGCGCTACGCCATCACCGAGGACCTGCTGACCGCGGTCCAGCTCGCCCCCCGCAAGGACGGCCACGGGGCGGTGCACGAGATGCCGGCCCAGACGACGCTCTCGGCCTGAGACCCTCCCCCGGACGGGAAAAAGGGGGGCGGCCTGCGCCGCCCCCCTTTCTTGTTTGTTATCTCTCCTCAGCCATACACCCCGAAAATCGGCGGACCAAGCCACCCCGCCTGGCTCCTGCCCCGCGCCAAAGCCGTGGGTCTACCTGAACCGGACCCGCCCCAAGCTCGCCAGGATCGGCAGGGACATTGCCTGAAGCAGGACCGACGCGGCGACCATCGCCATCACGGACCAATCGTAGAGGAACCCCATCAGGGCGCTGCCCGCGAACCAGGCCGCCCCAAAGCCCGCGTTGAAGATCCCATAGGCCGTCGCGCGGCGGTGGCTCGGCGCGAGCGCCGCGATGGCCGCCCGCATCACTGACTCCTGCGCCCCCATCCCCACTCCCCACAGCACCATGGCCGCCACGGCGGCTTCCAGGCCGCCCAGGACGGCCAGGGGGACGGCGGCCAGCGAGAGCCCCGCCGCCAGGATCATGGCCCGGATCCCGACGCGGTCAAACAGCCGCCCGAGGGCGAGGGCGGCGATGGCGTCCGCAGCCATCGCCACCGCGTAGAGGGTGGGAATCCAGACGACGGGAACGGTTTTCGCCTTTTCGAAGTGGAAGGCGAGGAGAGGGAAGTCGGCAAACCCGGCGCCGATGAGCATCGCACCGGCCATGTAAATCCAGAAGGACTTGGGCAGGCCCTCCGCCGTCATGGGAGGGGGCGCCAGCTCGAAGTCCCGGGGGCGTGGATACGAGAACCGCGCCGCGAGGAGCACCGCGAGGGCCAGAAGGGCCGGGACGAGGAGAATGCCGAAGCCGGTGCGGTACTCTCCGCCGAAGTAGAGCACGGCGCTGATGATCAGCGGGCCCGCGATCGCCCCCGTCTGATCCAGGGCCTCGTGCAGGCCGAAGCCCCAGCCGAGGCCGATCCGGCTGCTGGCGTGGGAGAGCATCGCGTCCCGGGCCGGGGTGCGGATCGCCTTTCCCATTCTCTCCGAGACGATGAGGATGGCCGCCAGCTCCCAGTGGTGCACGAGGGCCAGCAGCGGGACGGCGAGGAGGTTGATGGCGTAGCCCGCGATGGTGACGGCCCAGTAGCGGCCCGTCCGGTCGCTCAGGTAGCCCGACGCCAGGCGGACGGCGTAGCCCACGAGCTCCCCAAGCCCCGCAACGACGCCCACCGCCGTGGCGCCCGCGCCCAGGACCGCCAGGAAAGGCCCGGTGATGCTCCGGGCGCCCTCGTAGGTCATGTCGCCGAACAGGCTGACGACCCCGATGAAGATGATGAAGCCGACGGCCCTGCGGCGCGGAAGATCCGCTCCGGACTCCTGCGCGGGCGCATCCTTGCCCATCTCACTGCCCTCCGAGGATGGAGAGGAAGTCTTGCGGGGAGGGCTTCTGGACCAAGCACCGGGAGCCGGGAAGTGCCGCCCCGCAGACCCCTCTCGGGTCTCGCACGGCAGGAGTCATCAGCCGCATCGGCGGTTGGGCAGGGGGGACTCCATCCCCCTTGTTGGAAGTGCGGATTCTCCGTCCGTCCGCTCTTTTCGGCAACCTCCGCTGGGGCGCGAGGGAGGAAGGAACTATGCATGCTTTGCAAGTCTTCAGAGGGCATGGTATTATTTATCCTGGAAAATCAGGGGCGATGGAGTTCGCCGGGTACCGCCGTCTCTCGGGCGGCTGATAACTCCTACCGGTTCGGTAGGAGTTTTTCTTTTTGGGCGGGCGGGCAGCATGGACAAGGAATCGAGCATAAGCCGTGAGCGCGCCTCCGGCCTGGACGGCCGCCCTCCCGGGGAGAGGGAGGAATTCGATCATTTCTGCTACTTCCGCCTGATCGACGCCTTCTCCGAGGAAGGCTGCCCCGTCTGCATCTGCCTCCGGAGGAGCGCGTGCCGCTACCTCGATGCCCTGTTCTACGAAAGCGTGAACGATGTGGGGGTCCGCGCGGTCCTCCGCCGCGCCGAGGGCTTCTGCAACTGGCACGCCTGGATGGCGGCGGAGATCCCCAACAGCCAGCTGGGGATCGCCATCATCTCCGAGGACCTCCTGGGGCAGGCCCTCCGGCGGCTCCGGAGGACGCGCTTCGGGCCTCCCGGGGGCGGGTGGATGGCCCGCCTGTTCTGGCGGCTTCGCCCCAGCGGTTCCCGCTTTTTGATATCGGCCTCCCGGGGGCGCAAGGCGCCCTGCCCGGCCTGCGCGCTCGGGAGGCAGGCGGAAGCCTCCTACCTTTTTGGGATGCTCCGCTTCATCGAAGACCCCCAGTTCGAGCGCGCCTTCGACGCCTCGGCGGGCCTTTGCCTCCCCCATTTCCTCCGGCTCGCCGAGGGCTATCCCTCCCATCCCAACCTGGAGATCGTGGCGAGGCGGAGCGAGCAGAAGTGGAAGGAGCTTCAGGATCGGCTGCGGCGCTTCGCCGCCAAGCACAGCTACACCGCCTCCGAGGGATTCACCGAGGAGGAGTCCCGCTCCTGGCGCTTGGCGGCCGAGATGCTCGCCGGGGGGCGGGGAGTTTTCGCCAATGAGCTTCATCAGGCGCCTCCCTCCAGCGGACGAAGCGCGGCGGCGCATGTTTTCCCTTCGAGGCGTCCCGATCCATCCCTTGGCAACTCCGGGCATCCGGTGGACCCCCGGTTCGAGGCGGAGAAGTTGAAGCTCCGGGTGGAGGAGCTGCGCTCCCAGCTCTTCGAGGCCGCGAGCGAGGCGTCCTCCCTTCACTACCGCTACTGGCAGGCGCTTGAAAAAATCAAGGAGCTGGAGAGGGACCTCACGGCCGCGCGAGCCGGCGCGCGGATGGGGGAGCTATTGGTGGAGAAGCTGCGGGACGAGGTGGCCTGCCTCAAGCGGCAGGCGGGGATGAATACCCAGTGAAGAAGCGTGGCAGGCGGACCATCACCGAGCAAAGCTACGCGGCGGCGCGGCTGCTCGACGCCCTCGGCCGGGAGGGCTGTCCGGTCTGCCACGACATCGCCCGGAGCGACCGGCACTACTTCTTCTGGTTCTTCGTCGAGAGTTACTTCTCCTCTTATACGCTCGATCAGCTATCGGCTTCCTTGGGCTTCTGTCCGGCCCACGGCGCCCGGCTCGCCCGATCCTCCGGGGATTCCCATCAGTTGACCTATGTTCACGAGGACATGGCCCGGCGGATCATTCGGGCCTTGGGCGCCCTGTCGCGGGGCGGCGCGGCCGGGCGGAAGCGGAAGGCCGGCCTGCTCCGCCCCGGCCCCTGCCCGCCCTGCCGTGAGCGGGAGCAGGGGGCCGCGAGCGCCGCCTTTTGGCTGGCGGCCATCCTCGAAGAGCCCTCTCATGCGGGGAAGTATGGCGATCCCGGCCTGCTCTGCTTCCCCCACCTCAGGCTGCTCTGCCCCCGCGTGGGGGGAAAGACGCTGGAAGGGCTCCTCGCGCTGCACCGGGAGCGCATGTCCACGGAGGCGGATTCCCTCTCCGCGCGGAATCTGTGCCGCATCTCCCCCGGCGACAAGGAAGGGCTGCTGGAAACCCTCCTGCCCGCCCTGCGCCTCGCCGTGGGCCATGACCGCGGGCTGCGGACCCTTCCCGAGCCGGGAGAGGCGGCGGAGGCGCCCCGGCTGCGGGACCCCGCGGGGGACTTCCTGGAGAGGCTCCGCTGGAGCGACGCCTGTCCCGTCTGCCTGGAGGTCAGCCGGGCCTGGGGCGACTGGCTCCGCTGGCTCGATGAAGCCGCCCAGCGGGGAGTGGAGATTCGGGATCTCCTGCCGGGGTGCCCGGATCATGTCTGGGACACAATCCATATGGGAGGAAAGGCCCTGGCCGTCGCGGTGGCCCAAAAAGCCCTCGGGGATACCCTCGGCCAG from Candidatus Tectomicrobia bacterium encodes the following:
- a CDS encoding phenylacetate--CoA ligase family protein — translated: MEYWSFPPRYDPDYMPAASSRHWFPARETMPAGDRENAILGRLREVMRYAYAHGPFYRRKWDEAGIHPDHIHSLEDFERVPVVTKAELRESQARAEPFGDYLCIPPTEVHHIHGTSGTTGRPTIFAIGRDDWQAIANNQARVMWGMGIRPGDIVFVAAVFSLYMGSWGTLLGAERLRAKCFPFGAGAPGMTARAAMWMNLVKPAAFYSTPSYALHLAEVAAGEGLNPRDFGLRQMFFSGEPGASVPSIRQRIEEAYGARAIDCGSMAEMTPWMNLAGSYETEGMLLWQDMVYTEICDPQTHCRVPYGSRGTPVYTHLERTSQPMIRLVSGDLTHWVEEPNPCGRTYPRLPQGIYGRIDDMFTIRGENIYPSAIDSVLNGFSDYGGEHRIIITRDGAMDELLVRLDAKEAVYEAGEEAIEGLRRRAEAGLNRVLGVRARVEVVEAGVLPRTDFKARRVVDDRDLFRSLQQKMDA
- a CDS encoding cobalamin B12-binding domain-containing protein, with amino-acid sequence MSQERDLIRVLVAKVGLDGHDRGVKVVARCLRDAGMEVIYTGLHRTPEEVADAAIQEDVDVLGVSLLSGAHMTILPRIIDLLKMNDAEDIIVLAGGVMSDEDAADLKNRGVSEVLLQDTTPDVIVDTVRRLVAARSRR
- a CDS encoding 3-hydroxyacyl-CoA dehydrogenase family protein, with amino-acid sequence MSETHAAVIGEGSAISAALTQGGVRVTLAGAGDPIPPGCALAIEALPGGLAEKGALLRRLAGLTEDGTVLATSTGTLSAAALGAASGCPERVVALHFRHPAPFSGLVEVAPGPLTGEGTVQAAVAFLKGAGLAPLVVKDTPGFILNRLFVPFLNDCIRLVESGYATSSDIDVGVQLGLGYKMGPMRLLDIQGLDRHREAALSLFEQLGDPRYAPPPLADRMIASGRLGMKSGRGFFTYQRPSDQGDAEALPEAAGARDLSAGTALAEGIRRVGVIGLGAMGSGIAQVCATSGLEVSAVEVNAQALEAGLGRVQKNLADAVQRGKMQEAEKEATLGRLRGSADLESLAGCDLVIEAAVENLDLKLDIFKRLGGVAGEEAILATNTSCLPVTAMAAQTRRPGRVLGLHFFNPPYAMRLVEVIEAQQTEPEIAAFGLAFCRRLGKISIPVKDRPGFLVNRLVVPFLNHAAQLYDEGLAPRETLDQAVREGLGHPMGPLTLSDLVGVDVLTFVAEAMARELYEPRFGPPPLLSRMTAAGWLGRKSGRGFYGYEGR
- a CDS encoding pentapeptide repeat-containing protein, giving the protein MAMIREDIEKAIEAASRARKPVSLPGADLRWSDLSGLDLSGADLSGAVLAGASLREADLSGADLSQADLQGADLEEAVLDDASLAEADVAGANFRGASLVGADLEGVNLDEALLDGARFL
- a CDS encoding NYN domain-containing protein, translating into MGRSAVFIDGAYIEFLIREEFAEMRVDFARLSQRLAGNKELLRTYYYHCLPYQGSNPTEEETKRYMNKLRFFRTLDRLPRFEVRLGEIVYRGVREDGRENFVQKRVDMMLGVDLVRLATSGQITDAILVASDSNLVPAVSAAKECGVLVSLFHGRKAGANEDLWTLCDERYAITEDLLTAVQLAPRKDGHGAVHEMPAQTTLSA
- a CDS encoding MFS transporter, with the protein product MGKDAPAQESGADLPRRRAVGFIIFIGVVSLFGDMTYEGARSITGPFLAVLGAGATAVGVVAGLGELVGYAVRLASGYLSDRTGRYWAVTIAGYAINLLAVPLLALVHHWELAAILIVSERMGKAIRTPARDAMLSHASSRIGLGWGFGLHEALDQTGAIAGPLIISAVLYFGGEYRTGFGILLVPALLALAVLLAARFSYPRPRDFELAPPPMTAEGLPKSFWIYMAGAMLIGAGFADFPLLAFHFEKAKTVPVVWIPTLYAVAMAADAIAALALGRLFDRVGIRAMILAAGLSLAAVPLAVLGGLEAAVAAMVLWGVGMGAQESVMRAAIAALAPSHRRATAYGIFNAGFGAAWFAGSALMGFLYDWSVMAMVAASVLLQAMSLPILASLGRVRFR